A DNA window from Anastrepha obliqua isolate idAnaObli1 chromosome 5, idAnaObli1_1.0, whole genome shotgun sequence contains the following coding sequences:
- the LOC129248441 gene encoding zinc carboxypeptidase A 1-like, whose amino-acid sequence MWQQLVLIVLSCLAATIQHGTAERVRYDNYKVYELQPQTAAQLETIKALDGSSDSLRFVDPEYNVDTKIYVLIAPHSVTDFVATLKESDISYELVDENAQNSLDTEELVADANRPSGEYTWTEYHELNDTYAWLRSLPEKYPEQVSVFVVGQSYEGREILGVKISYASNVDGATKRGIFIEGGSHGREWISCATPTYIINQLLTSTNADVRKMAESFDWYVVPHANPDGFVYTHTTDRIWRKTRTPYANDCFGADPNRNFDFHWNEAGTSNTSCGEMYAGPRAFSEVETRALAEYISTLKGKLILYLTFHSYSQQLLYPYGYTSELPPNYNDLKRVFDVGVAALSKRYGTNYTGGPIYEEVNPVGGDSNDWAYGVMEIPYSYAFKMRPSLSEGWIGFRLPAEQIIPASEEVMDSMLVMVKEIRTLSML is encoded by the coding sequence ATGTGGCAACAACTAGTACTGATAGTTCTAAGCTGCTTGGCCGCCACCATCCAACACGGGACCGCAGAGCGCGTGCGGTACGACAACTATAAGGTCTATGAGCTGCAACCGCAGACGGCAGCTCAGTTAGAGACCATCAAGGCGCTTGATGGTTCTAGTGACTCGTTACGCTTTGTGGATCCTGAATATAATGTGGATACTAAAATTTATGTCCTCATTGCGCCACATAGTGTCACCGATTTCGTAGCTACATTGAAGGAAAGCGATATTTCATATGAATTGGTGGACGAGAATGCACAGAACAGTTTAGATACGGAAGAGCTTGTAGCGGATGCCAATCGACCAAGCGGTGAATACACTTGGACGGAATATCATGAGCTGAACGATACATATGCTTGGTTGCGTTCACTACCTGAAAAATATCCTGAGCAAGTGAGTGTATTTGTTGTCGGTCAGTCGTATGAAGGGCGTGAAATATTAGGCGTAAAGATCTCGTATGCCAGCAATGTCGATGGTGCAACAAAACGTGGTATTTTCATTGAGGGCGGCTCACATGGCCGTGAGTGGATCAGCTGCGCTACCCCAACTTACATCATTAATCAGTTGCTCACCAGCACTAATGCGGATGTGCGCAAGATGGCGGAGAGTTTTGATTGGTATGTGGTGCCCCATGCTAACCCTGATGGCTTTGTGTATACGCATACTACCGATCGTATATGGCGTAAAACACGTACGCCATACGCCAACGATTGCTTTGGCGCAGATCCCAATCGTAATTTTGACTTCCATTGGAATGAAGCTGGTACAAGCAATACTAGTTGTGGGGAAATGTATGCCGGACCAAGAGCCTTCTCAGAGGTTGAAACGCGCGCGCTCGCTGAATACATTAGCACATTGAagggaaaattaattttatatttgacaTTCCATTCATATTCTCAACAGTTACTCTACCCTTACGGGTATACCAGTGAGCTGCCGCCCAACTACAACGACTTGAAGCGCGTTTTTGATGTTGGAGTCGCAGCTCTTTCAAAACGTTATGGCACCAATTATACTGGTGGTCCGATATATGAGGAGGTAAATCCAGTTGGGGGTGACAGCAATGATTGGGCTTATGGCGTGATGGAGATACCCTACTCATATGCCTTTAAAATGCGTCCTTCGCTTTCAGAAGGCTGGATTGGATTCCGATTACCAGCCGAACAAATAATACCTGCTAGTGAGGAGGTAATGGATTCTATGTTGGTTATGGTCAAGGAAATACGTACTTTGTCAatgttgtaa
- the LOC129248767 gene encoding uncharacterized protein LOC129248767: MSAAGTKITSFTNMIDPETPTAQPPATTTKSAMLVQLTTDGVPKLHCPVCDKALVSLSGYVKHVKKHEPPGGFLCRYCDARFCSEDELKKHRDKVHTTIMCRLCAGVTFTNESDYREHIRTVHNGVDRQMLKCDKCGAEYKTIYPFKRHMETECGTIKPYKCDQCSMSFVTKYNLKQHKELHTGERKFCCSYCGKNFLQKGRLVEHERSHTGEKPHKCDVCGKCFAHRESIVTHSSIHTGVRLVECKCCLTRFSCHSNLIKHRRTRPDTCGLPEFDPPKQRVRTHRLRIPPTLNPTSEIKVSNSNRIIKPDHKEQVRKAPIKILGGEPRQTKLTARKSTAGRPGQKPEVSASNRKRMLSTTDTEEDYELGKDIWYAGGCAESYEKLAECERGKEKAIDIKVTIEPSEITTIPQAISLRNGLDITKLDEESSDEDYPDFDPAESDSEDEHKDVPLSVMKMANIKEEEECTHNENETETLAFDDDELEFIASREFVDAELGVKSEDAGNIFNEKDKLLDCLLNDNVNRNVARRIMKAEHQGLHETELILIKDENRVNYVEEEDILDVHHRSTSPFAACKIMLRDVCQRYPSLKDESSVKVSRNALSFPRPIKSQQPHTRKEISNNADTQEYLMESRKVHKRIKKLQPSAIDDAVKKAKRGRKPHKLVESNKTSISPVENGENVYIEGNVDENTLPTDEPNLSKEPHEEGNKPGRMAKLSQKELKARLKLLKRAEKPWQCPYCIKVYHIRKPFEKHLRDDHQRPEDEIKETFKSEEGVIDDGEVFKCHICSKIYLMEKRLTDHIKLHGPDGSLIFKCPCYCSIFFATKEEATAHARKEHRDLIYCTICEKYMTGHDSLKNHMKKHEQEKDSKSAAKRNFVCDKCGKKFSGRTSLTDHVRSDCGRQPLYQCNICGKHLTTAGILKTHLLLHKDDTPYQCDKCGKTFKVKAQYKTHIKTRHTDFKPFQCHLCPRAYPYRESLLTHMTVHTGIKRFLCNGCGKRFTCVSNLQAHRKVHSETCGQLPLNAKATQYMGVQKGNLLLGAKPEAGVDYKETNTLIAKEVIDRDRPMAQEINYPSEPSAPLATVPLNYTRTPTPHLLLPQVVNQFIDGGVVVPSTTAAYFFKKMSVEVTKVEAVENAEEGVENAAIEQPASLNNGEEVKKQKKPKPNNKKLRQAEAAAKKATEGADDTETVNVITNGESNSADVTAANNADGDKKSASKKKNKNKNKGGNKKGQTDPPSIPIAELFPDGQFPEGEILQHPTPKDLPDDRTAKDRFTSEEKRALDRMHMDIYQELRQAAEAHRQTRQYMQNYIKPGMTMIQICEELENTARRLIGENGLDAGLAFPTGCSLNHCAAHYTPNAGDTTVLQYDDVCKIDFGTHIKGRIIDCAFTLTFNNKYDKLVQAVKDATNTGIKEAGIDVRLCDVGAAIQEVMESYELELDGKTYPIKSIRNLNGHSISPYRIHAGKTVPIVKGGESTRMEENEFYAIETFGSTGRGLVHDDMDCSHYMKNFDAPFVPLRLQSSKQLLGTINKHFGTLAFCKRWLDRAGATKYQMALKDLCDKGVVEAYPPLCDIKGCYTAQFEHTIMLRPTCKEVVSRGDDY; the protein is encoded by the exons ATGA GTGCTGCGGGCACAAAAATCACCTCATTTACCAATATGATAGATCCCGAAACACCTACTGCACAACCACCTGCCACAACAACCAAGTCGGCGATGTTGGTGCAACTGACCACCGACGGTGTACCCAAGCTGCACTGCCCCGTTTGTGATAAAGCACTAGTATCGCTAAGCGGATACGTGAAACATGTAAAAAAGCATGAGCCCCCTGGTGGATTTCTTTGTCGCTATTGTGATGCACGGTTCTGCTCCGAGGACGAATTGAAAAAGCACCGCGATAAGGTGCATACAACAATTATGTGCCGGCTCTGTGCAGGAGTAACATTCACCAACGAAAGTGACTATCGCGAGCACATACGCACTGTACACAATGGCGTCGATAGGCAAATGTTGAAGTGCGATAAATGTGGAGCCGAGTATAAGACCATCTATCCATTCAAGCGTCATATGGAGACGGAATGTGGCACCATCAAGCCGTACAAATGTGATCAGTGTTCAATGAGTTTTGTGACCAAATACAATTTGAAACAGCACAAGGAGTTGCATACTGGAGAACGAAAATTCTGCTGCAGCTATTGTGGAAAAAACTTCCTGCAGAAAGGGCGGCTAGTTGAACATGAACGTTCGCACACGGGCGAGAAACCACACAAATGTgat GTTTGCGGCAAGTGTTTTGCACATCGCGAAAGTATTGTTACTCATTCCTCGATTCACACGGGCGTCCGCCTAGTGGAATGTAAATGTTGCCTTACGCGTTTCTCGTGTCATTCCAACCTGATCAAGCATAGACGGACACGTCCGGACACATGTGGACTACCCGAGTTCGATCCTCCTAAGCAAAGAGTGCGTACGCATCGTCTGAGAA TACCGCCAACTCTCAATCCAACCTCGGAGATAAAGGTTAGCAATTCCAATCGCATAATCAAACCAGACCACAAAGAGCAAGTGCGCAAAGCGCCAATAAAGATTTTAGGTGGTGAGCCAAGACAAACGAAGTTAACCGCACGCAAAAGCACTGCTGGCAGACCAGGTCAAAAGCCAGAGGTCAGTGCAAGCAATCGCAAACGAATGCTTTCTACTACAGACACTGAGGAGGACTACGAGCTAGGCAAGGACATTTGGTATGCTGGTGGGTGTGCGGAAAGTTACGAAAAACTTGCTGAATGTGAAAGAGGGAAAGAAAAGGCAATAGATATAAAAGTTACCATAGAGCCTAGCGAAATCACTACTATTCCGCAGGCAATAAGTTTAAGAAATGGGTTAGATATTACAAAGTTAGATGAGGAATCCTCGGACGAGGATTATCCAGATTTTGATCCAGCTGAGAGTGATAGCGAAGATGAGCATAAAGATGTACCGCTATCTGTTATGAAAATGGCaaacataaaagaagaagaagaatgcacGCATAATGAGAACGAAACAGAGACGCTCGCATTTGATGATGATGAGCTTGAATTTATCGCTTCTCGCGAGTTTGTTGATGCTGAGCTTGGCGTGAAATCAGAGGatgcaggaaatatttttaatgaaaaagatAAACTGCTCGACTGTTTGTTGAACGATAATGTCAATAGAAATGTCGCGCGTCGCATCATGAAAGCGGAGCATCAAGGGCTGCACGAGACCGAACTGATATTGATTAAAGATGAAAACAGAGTAAATTATGTAGAGGAGGAAGATATACTAGATGTGCATCAT CGTTCAACCTCCCCCTTTGCTGCGTGTAAAATAATGCTCCGAGACGTTTGCCAACGCTATCCCTCTCTGAAGGATGAATCAAGTGTAAAAGTATCGCGGAATGCACTCTCTTTTCCGCGTCCCATAAAAAGTCAACAGCCGCATACACGTAAAGAAATTTCTAATAACGCTGACACCCAGGAATATTTAATGGAATCACGAAAAGTGCACAAACGCATTAAAAAACTTCAACCTTCTGCTATTGATGATGCGGTAAAGAAAGCTAAACGTGGAAGGAAACCACACAAGCTTGTTGAAAGTAATAAAACATCAATTTCTCCCGTTGAAAATGGAGAAAACGTTTATATTGAAGGTAATGTTGACGAAAATACGCTGCCAACAGACGAGCCCAACTTAAGCAAGGAACCCCACGAAGAAGGAAATAAGCCAGGTCGCATGGCTAAATTGTCACAGAAGGAATTGAAAGCGCGCTTGAAGTTACTGAAACGCGCAGAAAAGCCGTGGCAATGTCCGTATTGCATAAAAGTATATCACATACGCAAACCGTTTGAAAAACATTTGCGTGACGATCATCAAAGGCCTGAGGACGAGATTAAGGAAACCTTCAAATCAGAAGAGGGCGTCATTGATGATGGTGAAGTCTTCAAGTGCCACATctgctcaaaaatttatttgatggAAAAGCGTTTAACCGATCATATTAAACTGCATG GTCCCGATGGTAGCTTGATTTTCAAATGCCCCTGCTATTGTTCCATATTTTTCGCTACAAAAGAAGAAGCCACTGCTCATGCGCGCAAAGAGCATCGAGACTTGATATATTGCACGATTTGTGAAAAATACATGACTGGTCATGATTCACTCAAAAATCACATGAAAAAGCATGAACAGGAGAAAGACAGTAAATCGGCGGCGAAACGAAATTTCGTTTGTGACAAATGTGGTAAGAAGTTCTCAGGTCGCACCTCTCTGACCGATCACGTGCGCTCTGATTGCGGACGCCAGCCACTTTATCAGTGCAACATATGTGGCAAGCATTTAACCACAGCGGGTATATTAAAAACCCATCTGCTGCTACATAAAGATGATACACCCTATCAGTGCGACAAATGCGGCAAAACATTCAAAGTGAAAGCCCAATACAAGACGCATATAAAAACGCGACACACCgatttcaagccattccagtgcCAT CTTTGTCCCCGAGCATATCCTTACCGCGAGTCTCTTCTCACGCATATGACTGTGCACACGGGCATCAAACGTTTCCTATGCAATGGCTGTGGCAAGCGTTTCACCTGTGTTTCTAACTTGCAAGCGCATCGTAAAGTGCATTCGGAAACATGTGGCCAACTGCCACTCAACGCAAAAGCGACGCAGTATATGGGCGTACAAAAGGGTAACCTTTTGTTAGGCGCAAAACCAGAAGCCGGTGTTGATTATAAGGAAACCAACACGCTCATAGCCAAGGAAGTGATTGATCGTGATCGGCCGATGGCCCAGGAAATTAACTACCCCTCAGAACCGTCAGCGCCTCTAGCCACTGTGCCACTCAACTACACACGAACACCGACGCCACATTTACTACTTCCCCAAGTAGTAAACCAGTTCATAGATGGTGGTGTTGTAGTGCCGTCTACGACTGCAGCGTAT tttttcaaaaaaatgtcggTGGAAGTAACAAAAGTTGAGGCGGTAGAGAATGCGGAGGAGGGCGTTGAAAATGCAGCAATCGAGCAGCCAGCAAGTCTCAATAATGGCGAAGaggtcaaaaaacaaaagaagcccaagccaaataataaaaagttacgACAAG CTGAAGCCGCAGCGAAGAAGGCAACCGAAGGAGCTGATGACACCGAGACAGTAAATGTTATTACTAACGGTGAATCTAACAGCGCTGATGTTACAGCTGCTAACAATGCTGATGGTGACAAAAAATCCGCTTCtaagaaaaagaacaaaaacaaaaataaaggtgGTAATAAGAAAGGTCAGACGGATCCACCCAGCATACCTATTGCTGAGCTCTTTCCCGATGGACAATTTCCGGAGGGTGAAATTTTACAACACCCAACACCCAAAGATCTTCCCGATGATCGCACTGCCAAAGACCGCTTTACATCGGAAGAGAAACGCGCTTTGGATCGTATGCATATGGATATATATCAGGAATTGCGTCAGGCTGCTGAAGCACACAGGCAAACTAGGCAGTACATGCAGAATTATATAAAACCCGGCATGACCATGATACAGATTTGCGAGGAATTGGAAAACACAGCACGTCGTTTGATTGGGGAGAATGGTCTTGATGCCGGTTTGGCTTTTCCTACAGGCTGTTCCTTGAATCACTGTGCCGCACATTATACACCAAATGCTGGAGATACGACTGTGTTGCAGTACGATGATGTTTGTAAAATTGATTTTGGCACACACATCAAAGGGCGCATCATCGATTGCGCCTTCACATTGACTTTTAACAATAAGTACGATAAGCTTGTGCAAGCGGTCAAAGATGCCACCAATACAGGTATTAAAGAGGCTGGTATTGATGTGCGTCTATGCGATGTGGGCGCCGCCATACAGGAAGTTATGGAATCGTATGAATTGGAATTAGATGGTAAAACATACCCAATAAAGTCGATACGGAATTTGAATGGACATTCCATAAGTCCATATC GAATCCATGCGGGCAAGACTGTGCCTATTGTGAAAGGTGGGGAATCAACACGTATGGAGGAGAATGAGTTTTATGCCATTGAGACTTTTGGTTCTACCGGTCGTGGTCTCGTGCATGACGACATGGACTGTTCGCATTATATGAAGAATTTCGATGCACCATTTGTGCCATTGCGTTTGCAATCGTCCAAACAGCTGCTCGGCACTATTAACAAGCATTTCGGTACTTTGGCGTTCTGTAAACGTTGGTTGGATCGCGCAGGCGCCACCAAATATCAAATGGCTCTGAAGGATCTTTGTGACAAGGGTGTTGTTGAAGCTTACCCGCCACTATGCGACATCAAAGGCTGTTACACAGCCCAATTCGAGCATACAATTATGTTGCGCCCCACTTGCAAAGAGGTTGTATCCCGAGGCGATGATTATTAG
- the LOC129248442 gene encoding transcription initiation factor TFIID subunit 11 has protein sequence MDEILLPTTPVSTTPTTTSNALKNTEHDEVDLKLFDKAINSSETDNRAGDGDNNDNSDHSGDEGVTKISRLDMKDAKMEGADLNDDTRSKKQKTKKEMEEEEREKMQVLVSNFTEEQLDRYEMYRRAAFPKAAVKRLMQTITGCSVSQNVVIAMSGIAKVFVGEIVEEALDVMEAAGETGALQPKYLREAVRHLRQRGRMPIGKFQKPYFRLN, from the exons ATGGACGAAATTTTGCTTCCAACAACTCCAGTGTCAaccacaccaacaacaacttcaaATGCACTGAAAAACACCGAGCACGATGAAGTTGATTTAAAGTTATTCGACAAAGCCATAAACAGTAGTGAGACAGACAATCGCGCTGGTGATGGAGACAATAATGATAATAGTGATCATTCTGGCGATGAGGGTGTTACTAAAATATCCAGGCTGGACATGAAGGATGCCAAAATGGAGGGTGCAGATTTAAACGATGATACAAGATCCaagaaacagaaaacaaaaaaagaaatggagGAAGAGGAGCGGGAGAAAATGCA agtGCTTGTGTCCAACTTTACTGAAGAGCAGCTCGATCGCTACGAGATGTATCGGCGTGCAGCTTTCCCCAAAGCGGCTGTGAAACGTCTTATGCAAACAATAACCGGATGCTCGGTATCACAAAATGTGGTGATTGCAATGTCAGGTATTGCCAAAGTGTTCGTGGGTGAAATTGTGGAAGAAG CTCTCGATGTTATGGAAGCTGCTGGCGAGACGGGTGCTTTGCAACCGAAATACCTACGCGAAGCTGTgcgtcacttacgacaacgtggcCGTATGCCCATCGGGAAATTTCAAAAACCATATTTTCGCTTGAACTGA